One genomic window of Helicobacter canis includes the following:
- a CDS encoding ABC transporter ATP-binding protein codes for MKKLCYNAPTLTQRHNMLVEISNLSKRYDSTLALNNLSLTLQSGRIIGLLGPNGSGKTTLIKVLLGLLRQYEGSVKILGEPIGDTTKAHISYLPDKPHIPLHWKIDYACRFFADFFEDFDIHKAHSLMEQLQLDRSRKIKTLSKGNKEKLSLALMLARQARLYIFDEPIAGVDPVARDFVFKLILDNYNPSASILIATHLIYDVEKILNEAIFLANGSVLAHDSIAALTANTANLESAFKHAFAKSMQLDSSLSSLESTFVSHALESTSARVADSAQDSALESTSTLESTFAHKSTKDAR; via the coding sequence TTGAAAAAGCTCTGTTATAATGCCCCCACTCTCACACAAAGGCACAATATGCTTGTAGAAATCTCTAACCTAAGCAAACGCTACGACTCCACCCTAGCCCTAAACAATCTCTCCCTAACCCTCCAAAGCGGCAGAATCATCGGGCTGCTTGGTCCAAATGGCAGCGGGAAAACAACGCTTATCAAAGTGCTTTTAGGACTTTTGCGACAATATGAGGGGAGTGTGAAGATTCTAGGTGAGCCTATTGGCGATACCACCAAAGCCCATATCTCCTATCTCCCAGATAAACCACATATACCACTACATTGGAAGATTGATTATGCGTGTAGATTTTTTGCGGACTTTTTTGAAGATTTTGATATACACAAAGCCCATAGTCTTATGGAGCAATTACAGCTTGATCGATCTAGAAAGATCAAAACCCTATCCAAAGGCAATAAAGAAAAGCTCTCCCTAGCCCTTATGCTCGCGCGCCAAGCTAGGCTTTATATCTTTGATGAGCCAATCGCCGGTGTTGATCCTGTGGCAAGGGATTTTGTCTTTAAGCTCATCTTAGACAACTACAATCCAAGTGCCAGCATACTCATCGCCACGCATTTGATCTATGATGTAGAAAAAATCCTTAATGAAGCCATATTTCTAGCAAATGGCAGCGTGCTAGCCCACGATAGTATCGCCGCTCTAACTGCCAATACCGCAAACCTAGAATCCGCTTTTAAACACGCATTTGCCAAATCTATGCAGCTAGATTCTAGCCTCTCTAGCCTAGAATCCACTTTTGTATCGCACGCGCTAGAATCCACTTCCGCACGAGTCGCCGACTCCGCACAAGACTCCGCCCTAGAATCCACTTCTACCCTAGAATCCACTTTTGCCCACAAATCCACAAAGGACGCACGATGA
- a CDS encoding sulfite exporter TauE/SafE family protein gives MFFSYFDWWQILGFVALGLVSGVAAGFFGIGGGIIIVPCMLLVGFPIQHAIGISIVQMVFASVFGSLLNYKKGLLDLREGIFIGIGGIFGASLSGVVLHFFSELFLSLAFLLLTIISLYRFATKSKVAPSANLITNPYKKRAILVLAGAFTGIFAISLGIGGGLLIAPILGYYLGYDSKKVVPLSLFFVVFSSVAGSISLHQMDIVDSRLFSAAVLIGLASIIGVSLGIKLIAKASANTHRVALLWIYCFAIIATSIKIFEKALL, from the coding sequence ATGTTTTTTTCATACTTTGATTGGTGGCAGATTCTAGGCTTTGTAGCTCTTGGGCTAGTCTCTGGCGTGGCGGCGGGGTTTTTTGGCATAGGGGGTGGGATCATCATCGTGCCTTGTATGCTGCTTGTAGGCTTTCCTATCCAGCACGCTATTGGGATCTCCATTGTGCAAATGGTCTTTGCTAGTGTCTTTGGCTCACTACTAAACTACAAAAAAGGCTTGCTTGATCTTAGAGAGGGTATCTTCATAGGGATTGGAGGGATATTTGGGGCAAGCCTTAGCGGCGTGGTGCTACACTTTTTTAGCGAGCTATTTCTTAGCCTAGCTTTTTTGCTCCTTACAATCATCTCTCTCTATCGGTTTGCTACTAAATCCAAGGTCGCCCCTAGCGCAAATCTCATCACAAATCCTTACAAAAAGCGTGCGATCCTTGTCCTAGCTGGCGCATTTACCGGGATTTTTGCTATTTCTTTAGGTATTGGCGGAGGGCTGCTTATCGCGCCTATACTAGGCTACTATTTGGGCTATGATTCTAAGAAGGTCGTGCCCTTATCGCTCTTTTTTGTGGTGTTTTCATCAGTGGCTGGGAGCATATCTTTGCACCAAATGGATATTGTCGATAGTAGGCTCTTTAGCGCGGCTGTGCTTATTGGACTTGCTTCCATCATAGGCGTGAGCCTTGGGATAAAACTCATTGCAAAAGCAAGTGCAAACACCCATAGAGTAGCACTCTTATGGATTTACTGCTTTGCTATCATTGCCACAAGCATAAAAATCTTTGAAAAAGCTCTGTTATAA
- the exbB gene encoding TonB-system energizer ExbB, translating into MKELVDYSVLGFLGSLCVLVIAIGIERAWFYATVRVDDYLDKRLLELDLHKRLTLIATIGSNAPYVGLLGTVAGIMITFLDIGNSAQIDTQSIMTGLALALKATAMGLIVAIPSIVLYNLLVRKAEVVLTKWDIYHNPTATSKASMRLDT; encoded by the coding sequence ATGAAAGAGCTTGTTGATTATTCTGTTTTAGGATTTTTGGGATCGCTCTGTGTTTTGGTGATCGCTATTGGGATTGAGCGGGCGTGGTTTTATGCCACTGTGCGTGTTGATGACTATCTTGATAAGCGGCTTTTAGAGCTAGATTTACACAAGCGGCTCACGCTTATTGCGACCATTGGCTCAAATGCGCCATATGTGGGGCTGCTTGGCACAGTAGCTGGGATAATGATCACTTTTCTTGATATTGGCAATAGTGCGCAAATTGATACCCAAAGCATAATGACAGGGCTAGCCCTAGCCCTAAAGGCTACGGCTATGGGGCTTATCGTGGCGATCCCTAGCATTGTGCTGTATAATCTCTTGGTGCGTAAGGCAGAGGTAGTGCTAACAAAATGGGATATTTATCACAATCCCACCGCAACGAGCAAAGCCTCTATGCGCCTTGATACATAA
- the smpB gene encoding SsrA-binding protein SmpB, producing MKLIAQNKKALFDYEVLEKLECGIVLLGSEVKSLRLSRCNLKDSFARFVKGELFVFGMHISFLQSTNPHFRPDEKRARKLLLHRSQLDKWFGKISQDGLTIVPLSIYFNAHNKVKLQLALARGKQLHDKRESIKKKILDREARASLKNYGKSL from the coding sequence ATGAAACTCATCGCACAAAACAAAAAAGCCCTATTTGACTACGAAGTCCTAGAAAAGCTTGAGTGTGGCATAGTCCTACTAGGCTCTGAGGTGAAGTCTTTGCGCCTTAGTCGCTGCAATCTTAAAGACAGCTTTGCGCGATTTGTCAAGGGCGAGCTATTTGTCTTTGGTATGCATATCTCCTTCCTCCAAAGCACCAACCCTCACTTCCGCCCCGATGAAAAGCGCGCTAGAAAGCTTCTGCTCCATAGATCCCAGCTGGATAAGTGGTTTGGCAAAATCTCACAAGATGGGCTTACGATCGTGCCGCTCTCTATTTACTTTAATGCACACAATAAAGTCAAGCTTCAGCTAGCCCTAGCGCGCGGCAAGCAGCTCCACGATAAGCGCGAAAGTATTAAGAAAAAGATCCTTGATAGAGAAGCACGCGCAAGTCTTAAAAACTATGGCAAAAGCTTGTAG
- a CDS encoding carbon storage regulator: MLILSRKQDESIVIGDNVIIKVVSIDRGSVKLGFEAPPKTLILRAELKEAIASENKKAIGDSSNEALLDLGKHIKR, translated from the coding sequence ATGCTCATACTCTCTAGAAAACAAGATGAAAGTATCGTCATAGGCGATAATGTCATCATCAAGGTCGTATCCATTGATCGAGGGAGTGTGAAGCTAGGCTTTGAAGCCCCGCCCAAGACCTTAATCCTACGCGCAGAGCTTAAAGAAGCTATCGCTAGCGAAAACAAAAAAGCCATAGGCGACTCCTCCAATGAAGCCTTGCTTGATCTAGGCAAGCATATCAAACGCTAA
- the truB gene encoding tRNA pseudouridine(55) synthase TruB (catalyzes isomerization of specific uridines in RNA to pseudouridine; responsible for residues in T loops of many tRNAs), giving the protein MKNTILLAYKPPFISSNHFLTQIKRRYNITKAGFSGTLDPFAQGSLLIATGAYTKLLPFIKTEPKVYEATLWLGASSKSLDIENIEKVDSTPPLESTFVREVVESFVGEISYTPPAFSAKKIKGKRAYQLARSGQEAALMPTTMRVYALDFLCYAHPFISFRACVSKGSYIRSLGSLIAHKLGSYGTLSALKRVSEGDLAAQKGKIIELDPLAILPYPILPIDPCYKEHFYHGKKLTQNDLDSSVQARVDLDKNPLYIVKFDEFFSIIQLHQDGSVSYLLNRIDYAHTL; this is encoded by the coding sequence ATGAAAAACACCATCTTACTTGCCTACAAACCCCCCTTCATCTCTAGCAACCACTTTTTGACACAGATCAAAAGGCGTTACAACATCACTAAAGCGGGCTTTTCTGGGACGCTTGATCCATTTGCGCAAGGCTCATTGCTGATTGCCACAGGGGCTTATACCAAGCTGCTGCCCTTTATCAAAACAGAGCCTAAGGTCTATGAAGCCACTCTATGGCTAGGTGCGAGCTCCAAAAGCCTTGATATAGAAAACATCGAAAAAGTGGATTCTACCCCACCACTAGAATCCACTTTTGTGCGTGAAGTGGTGGAGAGCTTTGTGGGCGAGATTTCCTACACACCCCCAGCCTTTAGCGCGAAGAAGATAAAAGGCAAGCGCGCATATCAGCTAGCGCGATCTGGGCAGGAGGCAGCCCTTATGCCCACCACAATGCGTGTCTATGCCCTAGATTTTCTCTGCTATGCCCATCCTTTTATCTCTTTCCGCGCGTGCGTGAGCAAAGGCTCATATATCCGCTCACTAGGCAGTCTAATCGCCCACAAGCTAGGCAGCTATGGCACACTTAGCGCACTCAAACGCGTAAGCGAGGGCGATTTAGCCGCCCAAAAAGGCAAGATCATAGAGCTAGATCCTTTGGCGATTTTGCCCTACCCTATCTTGCCTATTGATCCTTGCTATAAGGAGCATTTCTACCACGGCAAAAAACTCACGCAAAATGACTTAGATTCTAGTGTGCAAGCTAGGGTGGATTTGGATAAAAATCCGCTCTATATAGTGAAATTTGATGAATTTTTTTCTATAATACAGCTTCACCAAGACGGCAGTGTCTCATATCTTCTCAATAGGATTGATTATGCTCATACTCTCTAG
- the xseA gene encoding exodeoxyribonuclease VII large subunit, translated as MNTLATPLEPLSVSALTAQIKSLLEATFLEVYLQGEISNFTLHKASGHLYFSLKDASSSIRCVMFKGNAKSLTFTPENGLQVIIKGALSLYAPRGEYQIICHSLTQSGKGSLSAQYEALKKSLESKGYFAQSRKKPLPPFPKKIALLTSLSGAALQDMKRVASTRWNLTKLVCFDTLTQGEQAGAHIAHNIAYADSFFGTDNAFDIIVIGRGGGSMEDLWGFNEEIVANAIFYARTPIVSAVGHEIDFVISDFVADLRAATPSACMEIILPDKKEWLLRLDEIRAQYDTSAQHSLAKAQKLCDHLLELYQQKSYANTLSFASEQLGQLRTGLNATMAQILQAKGAIYATQALQYEQLPLLREREYALLTLAKELQALDPKRLVRENFAQILRNGKPVQVGELRGDDEIELCDGVNLARARVLSL; from the coding sequence GTGAATACGCTAGCGACACCACTAGAGCCACTAAGTGTAAGCGCGCTTACCGCACAGATCAAATCCCTACTTGAAGCCACTTTCCTAGAAGTCTATCTCCAAGGCGAGATTAGCAACTTTACCTTGCACAAAGCCAGCGGGCATTTGTATTTTAGCCTTAAAGATGCAAGCAGCTCGATCCGCTGCGTGATGTTTAAAGGCAATGCAAAATCCCTAACCTTTACCCCAGAAAATGGCTTGCAAGTCATCATTAAAGGCGCGCTTAGTCTCTACGCTCCGCGCGGAGAATACCAAATCATCTGCCACTCCCTCACACAAAGCGGCAAAGGCTCTTTAAGTGCGCAGTATGAAGCCTTGAAAAAATCCTTAGAATCTAAAGGCTACTTCGCACAAAGCCGCAAAAAGCCCCTGCCCCCATTTCCTAAAAAAATCGCCCTACTCACCTCGCTCTCTGGCGCAGCCTTGCAAGATATGAAGCGCGTAGCTAGCACGCGCTGGAATCTCACCAAGCTTGTGTGCTTTGACACACTCACCCAAGGCGAGCAAGCCGGAGCGCATATCGCGCACAATATCGCCTATGCCGATAGCTTTTTTGGCACAGACAATGCCTTTGATATTATCGTCATCGGCAGAGGTGGGGGCAGTATGGAGGATTTATGGGGGTTTAATGAAGAAATTGTCGCAAATGCGATCTTTTACGCACGCACGCCCATTGTCTCTGCTGTGGGACACGAGATAGATTTTGTCATTAGCGATTTTGTCGCAGATCTTCGCGCAGCCACGCCATCGGCGTGTATGGAGATAATCTTGCCAGATAAAAAGGAGTGGCTTTTGCGACTTGATGAAATCCGCGCACAATATGACACAAGCGCACAGCACTCCCTAGCCAAAGCCCAAAAGCTCTGTGATCATCTCCTAGAGCTATACCAGCAAAAAAGCTATGCAAACACCCTATCCTTTGCCAGCGAGCAGCTAGGGCAGCTGCGCACAGGGCTTAATGCCACTATGGCGCAAATCCTGCAAGCAAAGGGCGCGATATATGCCACACAAGCCTTGCAATATGAGCAGCTTCCTCTTTTGCGCGAGAGAGAATACGCCCTGCTCACTTTGGCAAAAGAGCTGCAAGCCCTTGATCCCAAACGCCTTGTGCGCGAGAATTTTGCCCAGATTTTGCGCAATGGCAAGCCGGTGCAGGTGGGGGAGTTGCGCGGAGATGATGAGATAGAGCTGTGTGATGGGGTGAATTTAGCGCGAGCTAGAGTCCTCTCTCTATGA
- the rseP gene encoding RIP metalloprotease RseP has translation MGILSAFLALCFLVFFHELGHFCAARLFGVKVEVFSIGFGKKLLSKHIGGTQYALSLIPLGGYVKLKGQDDLNPTSREIAPDSYTTKPPLVKITILSAGVMFNLLLAFLLYVAIGISGVKILLPIIGDVQNNSPAQKAGLLPNDRIVKVDSSPIASWEQLSAMIAQATPSHSSFAPLTLTIQREGKLESIFITPESSSYRNVFGDTLYRPMIGIVAKGEIGIEHLGLVASVQFAAQEVAKASVLIFESLKRLIVGLIPLGELSGVIGIVDVMAEVAPSGFYAFAMLMALISVNLAIINLLPIPALDGGQIVFVCYEALMKRQMSDKVLYALTLLGWGVLLGLLALGVYNDIVRIATRTMQ, from the coding sequence ATGGGTATCCTTAGCGCGTTTTTAGCCCTTTGTTTTTTGGTATTTTTCCACGAGCTTGGGCATTTTTGCGCGGCGAGACTTTTTGGCGTAAAGGTAGAAGTCTTTAGCATAGGCTTTGGCAAAAAGCTCTTAAGCAAGCATATAGGCGGCACGCAATATGCCCTATCTCTTATCCCCCTAGGTGGCTATGTCAAGCTAAAAGGACAAGATGATCTTAACCCCACTAGTCGAGAAATCGCGCCTGATAGCTACACCACAAAGCCCCCTTTGGTGAAAATCACAATCCTATCAGCCGGCGTGATGTTTAATCTCCTGCTAGCATTTTTGCTCTATGTCGCCATAGGCATATCGGGCGTGAAAATCCTTTTGCCAATCATCGGCGATGTGCAAAATAATAGCCCAGCCCAAAAAGCCGGACTTCTCCCAAATGACCGCATTGTAAAAGTGGATTCTAGCCCTATTGCTTCGTGGGAGCAGTTAAGCGCGATGATCGCGCAAGCCACGCCTAGCCACAGCTCCTTTGCCCCACTTACGCTTACCATACAAAGAGAGGGCAAGCTAGAATCCATTTTCATCACACCAGAATCTAGCAGCTACCGCAATGTCTTTGGCGATACGCTTTATCGCCCTATGATTGGCATAGTGGCTAAGGGTGAAATAGGCATAGAGCATTTGGGGCTAGTTGCTAGCGTGCAATTTGCCGCACAAGAAGTAGCAAAGGCTAGCGTGCTTATTTTTGAATCGCTAAAGCGGCTTATTGTAGGGCTTATCCCGCTTGGCGAGCTAAGCGGGGTGATAGGGATTGTTGATGTGATGGCAGAAGTTGCCCCAAGTGGATTCTATGCCTTTGCTATGCTTATGGCACTAATCTCCGTCAATCTTGCCATCATCAATCTCCTGCCTATCCCAGCCCTTGATGGCGGGCAGATCGTCTTTGTATGCTATGAAGCCTTGATGAAAAGGCAGATGAGCGATAAAGTGCTTTATGCGCTGACACTTCTTGGGTGGGGGGTGCTTTTAGGACTTTTGGCACTTGGGGTGTATAATGATATTGTGCGCATTGCTACAAGGACTATGCAGTGA
- the pgsA gene encoding CDP-diacylglycerol--glycerol-3-phosphate 3-phosphatidyltransferase, which produces MKRLPNILTITRIFLAVFLLFFLLHSDLILPSWVDPSWVNYFSCLIFCLASLTDFFDGYIARHCKVESTFGEVFDPLADKMLILSAFIALLLLGRANAWAVFIILSREFFITGLRVVVASSGKSIAASYLGKYKTGFQIAAIAFLLADFFPGGDVLLWLATFMTFYSGVDYTIKYYKSAS; this is translated from the coding sequence ATCAAAAGACTCCCAAATATCCTAACAATCACTCGCATATTCCTTGCGGTGTTTTTGCTTTTTTTTCTCTTGCATAGCGATCTTATCTTGCCTAGCTGGGTGGATCCTAGCTGGGTCAATTACTTTTCTTGCCTGATTTTTTGCCTTGCGTCTTTGACAGATTTTTTTGATGGCTATATCGCTAGGCATTGCAAAGTAGAATCCACTTTTGGCGAGGTCTTTGACCCTTTGGCAGATAAAATGCTTATCCTTAGTGCGTTTATCGCCTTGCTGCTCCTAGGGCGTGCAAATGCGTGGGCAGTGTTTATTATCCTTAGTCGCGAGTTTTTCATCACAGGATTGCGCGTGGTGGTAGCAAGCTCTGGCAAATCCATAGCCGCTAGCTACCTTGGCAAATACAAAACAGGCTTTCAAATCGCGGCTATTGCCTTTTTGCTCGCAGATTTTTTCCCGGGGGGTGATGTGCTATTGTGGCTAGCGACTTTTATGACCTTTTATTCCGGGGTTGATTACACGATCAAATACTACAAAAGCGCGAGTTAA
- the hisC gene encoding histidinol-phosphate transaminase, whose product MRFNEELAHIATYQAGKPIEEVVRTFGLDEKEVIKLASNENPYGTSPSVVECIKANAHKAALYPDDSMCALISRLQRHYGIGYEQCIIGAGSDQIIELCLHAKATKSSKILMAGITFAMYEIYAKHIGAQVIKTPSKEHNLTEFYELFRQHKPDIVFLCVPNNPLGECVGAKEVYELLAHIEQESCGETLVVIDGAYQEFASYKDSSKHIDPRDLIQHFANVIYLGTFSKVYGLGGMRVGYGIAREEIIQALFKLRAPFNITTLSLAAACVALEDTEFMQHTLKENFAQMRRYEEFAESKGIEYIPSYTNFITFVLENPYNSSVICDTLLRQGIIVRNLASYGINAIRITIGTQEQNSRVLLALQELV is encoded by the coding sequence ATGCGATTTAATGAAGAGTTAGCACATATTGCCACTTATCAAGCTGGCAAGCCTATTGAAGAGGTTGTGCGCACATTTGGCTTAGATGAAAAGGAAGTTATCAAGCTGGCGAGCAATGAGAATCCTTATGGCACTTCGCCTAGTGTTGTGGAGTGTATCAAGGCTAATGCCCATAAAGCTGCGCTATATCCAGATGATTCTATGTGTGCTCTTATTTCGCGCTTGCAGAGACATTATGGTATTGGATATGAGCAGTGTATCATCGGGGCTGGGAGTGATCAAATCATCGAGCTCTGTCTCCACGCTAAAGCCACAAAATCAAGCAAGATTCTTATGGCGGGCATCACTTTTGCGATGTATGAAATCTATGCCAAACACATCGGTGCGCAAGTGATCAAAACGCCTAGCAAAGAGCATAATCTCACAGAGTTTTACGAGCTATTTAGGCAGCATAAGCCTGATATTGTATTTCTATGTGTGCCAAATAATCCTTTAGGAGAATGCGTGGGGGCAAAAGAAGTGTATGAGCTTCTAGCGCACATAGAGCAAGAGAGCTGCGGTGAGACACTTGTGGTCATTGATGGGGCGTATCAGGAGTTTGCTTCATATAAGGATTCTAGCAAGCATATTGATCCGCGCGATCTTATACAACACTTTGCAAATGTAATCTATCTTGGCACATTTTCTAAGGTATATGGGCTAGGTGGTATGCGCGTGGGCTATGGGATCGCTAGAGAGGAGATTATCCAAGCACTCTTTAAGCTCCGCGCACCTTTTAATATCACGACACTAAGTCTAGCGGCTGCGTGTGTGGCACTTGAAGATACAGAGTTTATGCAGCACACATTGAAAGAAAATTTTGCACAAATGCGCCGATATGAAGAATTTGCAGAATCTAAAGGGATAGAGTATATCCCATCTTATACCAATTTCATCACCTTTGTTTTGGAAAATCCTTATAATTCTTCTGTGATTTGCGATACACTTTTGCGACAAGGGATTATAGTCCGCAATCTCGCTTCCTATGGTATCAACGCTATTCGCATAACTATCGGCACGCAAGAGCAAAATTCAAGAGTGCTGCTAGCTCTTCAAGAGTTGGTATAG
- the fliF gene encoding flagellar basal-body MS-ring/collar protein FliF: MDTKTLFERITKIYNNLTGRQKVVITATIVVLIGFFVFLLVFSNKQVQSSYGVLFEGMNEADNALILQYLKDNQIPYKIPRSNVIEIPSERVAEERIALAAQGIPKTSKVGFEVFDTNNIAETDFTQQVKFLRATEGELTRTIEALEPIFKANVQIANPKESLFVSTSIPPTAAVMVQLQPGSALSSFQITGIKNLVSAAIPKLTPENVKIVDGNGMPLGEDNELAGINEVLKQRYAFVHKEEQKKADDIVRLLSPRAGGANKVVAIVNLQYDWSQQESVKQTFDPSQVVPRSTKDYEKEKQGPPDRTIGGIPGVESNVGPVQNLDSSNQMIKEHETESIVNNEIGNETIKTKFASGKPLRLTASVLVNGEHRLVAKDDGQEVMEYVPFTPEEITKLENLVKNAIGFDETRGDSVTVSDWDFSKGEAPKAPKTFVEKATSFMMQYVPLLKYVIIAIIIFIFYKKVIAPFAERMLEVQDAEDDKIESLFEIDDDDDEASSRFGELRKRVEEQLGISGAGFSEDEVKYEVLLEKIKAVIQEKPEEIASLFQKLIHDEIGVEKSS; this comes from the coding sequence GTGGATACTAAAACGCTCTTTGAACGCATAACAAAAATTTATAACAATCTCACCGGTAGGCAAAAGGTTGTCATCACAGCGACCATTGTCGTGCTTATAGGGTTTTTTGTATTTTTGCTTGTGTTTTCAAATAAACAAGTGCAAAGCTCTTATGGCGTGCTGTTTGAAGGTATGAATGAAGCCGATAACGCGCTGATTTTGCAATATCTTAAAGACAATCAAATCCCCTATAAAATCCCTCGCAGCAATGTCATAGAAATCCCTAGCGAGCGTGTAGCAGAAGAGCGTATCGCTCTAGCAGCCCAAGGTATCCCCAAAACTTCTAAGGTAGGATTTGAAGTATTTGATACGAACAATATTGCCGAGACAGATTTCACGCAGCAAGTGAAGTTTTTACGCGCGACTGAAGGCGAGCTTACACGCACCATTGAAGCACTAGAGCCGATTTTCAAGGCAAATGTGCAAATCGCCAATCCCAAAGAAAGCCTTTTTGTCTCAACAAGCATTCCGCCAACAGCCGCTGTTATGGTGCAGTTACAGCCCGGCAGCGCGCTTTCATCATTCCAAATCACAGGGATTAAAAATCTCGTTTCTGCCGCTATCCCAAAGCTCACGCCTGAAAATGTCAAGATTGTCGATGGCAATGGTATGCCTTTGGGAGAGGATAATGAGCTAGCAGGGATCAATGAGGTGTTAAAGCAACGCTACGCCTTTGTCCATAAAGAGGAGCAGAAAAAGGCAGATGATATTGTGCGCTTGCTTTCCCCTCGCGCGGGTGGAGCAAACAAAGTCGTAGCTATTGTTAATCTCCAATATGATTGGAGCCAGCAAGAATCTGTGAAGCAAACTTTCGATCCCTCTCAAGTTGTCCCACGATCGACCAAAGATTATGAGAAAGAAAAGCAAGGACCACCAGATAGGACTATCGGCGGGATACCGGGCGTGGAGAGTAATGTTGGTCCGGTGCAAAATCTGGATTCTAGTAATCAAATGATTAAAGAGCACGAGACGGAATCTATTGTTAATAATGAAATTGGCAATGAAACGATTAAGACAAAGTTCGCAAGCGGTAAGCCCTTGCGCCTAACTGCTTCTGTGCTTGTCAATGGCGAGCACAGGCTTGTAGCCAAAGATGATGGGCAAGAGGTGATGGAGTATGTGCCATTTACTCCAGAAGAAATCACCAAGCTTGAAAATCTTGTCAAAAATGCCATAGGTTTTGATGAGACAAGAGGGGATTCTGTAACGGTCTCGGATTGGGATTTCTCCAAAGGCGAGGCACCCAAAGCACCAAAGACATTTGTAGAAAAAGCCACAAGCTTTATGATGCAATATGTCCCATTGCTAAAATATGTCATCATCGCCATTATTATCTTCATCTTTTATAAGAAAGTCATCGCGCCATTTGCTGAGCGAATGCTTGAAGTCCAAGATGCAGAAGATGACAAGATCGAATCGCTCTTTGAGATCGATGATGATGACGATGAGGCTAGCTCACGCTTTGGTGAGCTACGCAAACGCGTGGAAGAGCAGCTTGGCATTAGCGGTGCTGGATTTAGCGAAGATGAGGTGAAATACGAAGTGCTACTTGAAAAGATCAAGGCTGTCATTCAGGAAAAACCAGAAGAAATTGCTTCGCTTTTCCAAAAGCTTATCCACGATGAGATCGGTGTGGAGAAATCTAGCTAG
- the fliG gene encoding flagellar motor switch protein FliG, translated as MSLQLNQRQRAQYDELSMSEKIAILLIQVGEELTSEIFKNLDIDGITEISKQIMQLKGTDKAIGGAVLEEFYAIFQSNQYINSGGLDYARELLNKALGPEEAKRVLDKLAKTMQSAKNFAYLSKIRPQQLADFIVNEHPQTIALILAHMDASSAAETLGHFSDDNMRAEIAIRMANLGDISPNVVKRVSTVLENKLESLTSYKVEVGGPRAVAEMFNRLGQKAAKSTLSYIEQIDEQLANEIKEMMFTFEDIVNLDKNAIREILKVADKKDLTMALKAANDNLKQKFLDQMSTRASEQFIEEMQFLGAVRMRDVEAAQRKIVEAVQTLSEQGLIQVGEEEDVVE; from the coding sequence ATGAGCTTACAATTAAACCAACGCCAACGCGCACAATATGATGAACTCTCAATGTCGGAGAAAATTGCTATCTTGCTAATCCAAGTAGGCGAGGAGCTTACTAGCGAGATTTTTAAAAATCTTGATATTGATGGGATTACAGAGATTTCTAAGCAAATTATGCAGCTAAAAGGCACGGATAAAGCTATCGGTGGGGCGGTGCTAGAAGAGTTTTATGCGATTTTTCAGTCTAATCAATACATCAATAGCGGAGGGCTTGACTATGCTAGAGAATTGCTCAACAAAGCTCTTGGACCAGAAGAGGCAAAGAGAGTGTTGGACAAGCTTGCCAAAACTATGCAATCTGCCAAAAACTTTGCCTATCTTAGTAAAATCCGCCCCCAGCAGCTTGCAGACTTTATCGTCAATGAGCATCCACAGACAATAGCCCTTATCCTAGCACATATGGATGCAAGCAGCGCGGCAGAGACTTTAGGGCATTTTAGCGATGATAATATGCGCGCAGAAATCGCTATCCGTATGGCAAATCTCGGCGATATTTCACCAAATGTCGTCAAACGCGTCTCCACCGTGCTAGAAAACAAGCTAGAATCCTTAACAAGCTACAAAGTCGAGGTGGGCGGACCAAGAGCGGTTGCCGAGATGTTCAACCGCCTTGGGCAAAAGGCTGCAAAATCCACGCTCTCCTATATCGAGCAAATTGACGAGCAGCTAGCAAATGAGATCAAAGAGATGATGTTTACCTTTGAAGATATTGTCAATCTTGATAAAAACGCTATTAGAGAGATTCTCAAAGTCGCGGATAAAAAGGATCTCACAATGGCGTTGAAAGCGGCAAATGATAACTTGAAGCAAAAATTCCTTGATCAAATGAGCACTAGGGCTAGCGAGCAATTCATAGAAGAAATGCAGTTCTTGGGTGCGGTGCGTATGCGCGATGTCGAAGCCGCACAGCGCAAGATCGTAGAAGCAGTGCAGACACTATCTGAGCAAGGGCTTATCCAAGTAGGCGAAGAGGAGGATGTCGTTGAGTAG